One segment of Cervus canadensis isolate Bull #8, Minnesota chromosome 32, ASM1932006v1, whole genome shotgun sequence DNA contains the following:
- the LOC122432821 gene encoding zinc finger protein 501-like isoform X2, with protein MNDISHYEAVITKEINELTTVKDEEMDFTCVEEEQINSARRYMGMDMKVENCGNLVFWDSESTPETKVSLSMQEVSEGISSERELMIERLIKDDSWDSGWIKTWEYGGMLERQQGNQKKDLRQVIIKHKRNPIEDCTEIGESSNPIKHQNIYSVKKPWKCSECGKSFSYYSAFILHQRIHTGEKPYVCTECGKAFTRSSSLIQHQRIHTGEKPYECNECGKAFSHRSALIQHHIIHTGEKPYECNECGKAFNQSTYLIQHHRIHTGEKPYKCKDCGKAFNDTSSLIKHQRVHTGEKPYGCKECGKAFSDRSGLTQHQRTHTGEKPYECSECGKAFSYCSALIQHQGTHTGEKPYKCHECGKAFSDRSALIRHQRIHTGEKPYKCKECEKAFSQSSSLTKHLRTHTGEKPYKCNDCDKAFSQSSSLIQHQKIHAGEKCYKYKKCEKTFSICSAFHQHGEIHEEYKAVN; from the exons ATGAATGATATTTCACACTATGAAGCTGTAATCACTAAGGAAATAAAT GAATTGACCACAGTCAAGGATGAGGAAATGGACTTTACCTGTGTGGAGGAGGAACAGATAAATTCTGCCCGAAGGTACATGGGCATGGATATGAAGGTGGAGAATTGTGGGAACCTGGTATTTTGGG ATTCTGaatctacacctgaaactaaagtGTCCCTTTCAATGCAGGAAGTTTCTGAAGGAATATCATCAGAAAGGGAGCTGATGATAGAAAGACTTATAAAGGATGATTCCTGGGACTCCGGATGGATAAAAACCTGGGAATATGGAGGCATGTTAGAAAGGCAGCAAGGAAATCAGAAGAAAGATTTAAGGCAAGTCATAATTAAGCACAAGAGAAACCCTATCGAGGATTGTACTGAAATAGGGGAAAGTTCAAACCCAATTAAACATCAGAACATTTACTCAGTGAAAAAGCCTTGGAAGTGCAGTGAGTGTGGCAAGTCCTTCAGCTACTACTCAGCTTTTATCCTACATCAGAGGattcacacaggagagaagccctatgTATGTACTGAATGTGGAAAGGCCTTCACCCGGAGCTCATCCCTTATCCAGCATCAGAGAatccatactggagagaaaccctatgagtgtaatgaatgtgggaaagctttcAGTCACCGTTCAGCCCTTATTCAACATCATATCATTCATACTGGAGAAAAGCCCTATGAGTGCAATGAATGTGGAAAGGCCTTCAACCAAAGCACGTACCTCATCCAGCACCATAGAAtacacactggagagaaaccctataaatGTAAAGACTGTGGGAAAGCTTTCAATGACACCTCCTCCCTTATTAAACATCAAAGGGTCCATACTGGAGAAAAGCCCTATGGGTGTAAAGAGTGTGGGAAGGCCTTTAGTGACAGGTCAGGCCTTACTCaacatcagagaactcatacaggggagaagccctatgaatgTAGTGAATGTGGGAAGGCTTTCAGTTACTGTTCAGCTCTTATTCAACATCAAGGAacccacactggggagaaaccttacaaatgtcatgaatgtgggaaagccttcagtgACCGCTCAGCTCTCATaagacatcagagaattcatactggagagaaaccttacaagtGTAAAGAATGTGAGAAAGCCTTCAGCCAGAGCTCATCCCTGACGAAGCATCTAAgaactcacactggagagaaaccatataaatgcaATGATTGTGACAAAGCCTTTAGCCAGAGTTCTTCTCTTATTCAACACCAGAAAATTCATGCAGGAGAAAAATGCTACAAATATAAGAAATGTGAGAAAACTTTCAGTATATGTTCAGCCTTTCATCAACATGGAGAAATTCATGAGGAATATAAGGCAGTGAATTGA
- the LOC122432821 gene encoding zinc finger protein 501-like isoform X1, protein MDYLTIEVEENAVTTEDASLSPEQSTEGMEPPGEPLPVEFQELTTVKDEEMDFTCVEEEQINSARRYMGMDMKVENCGNLVFWDSESTPETKVSLSMQEVSEGISSERELMIERLIKDDSWDSGWIKTWEYGGMLERQQGNQKKDLRQVIIKHKRNPIEDCTEIGESSNPIKHQNIYSVKKPWKCSECGKSFSYYSAFILHQRIHTGEKPYVCTECGKAFTRSSSLIQHQRIHTGEKPYECNECGKAFSHRSALIQHHIIHTGEKPYECNECGKAFNQSTYLIQHHRIHTGEKPYKCKDCGKAFNDTSSLIKHQRVHTGEKPYGCKECGKAFSDRSGLTQHQRTHTGEKPYECSECGKAFSYCSALIQHQGTHTGEKPYKCHECGKAFSDRSALIRHQRIHTGEKPYKCKECEKAFSQSSSLTKHLRTHTGEKPYKCNDCDKAFSQSSSLIQHQKIHAGEKCYKYKKCEKTFSICSAFHQHGEIHEEYKAVN, encoded by the exons GAATTGACCACAGTCAAGGATGAGGAAATGGACTTTACCTGTGTGGAGGAGGAACAGATAAATTCTGCCCGAAGGTACATGGGCATGGATATGAAGGTGGAGAATTGTGGGAACCTGGTATTTTGGG ATTCTGaatctacacctgaaactaaagtGTCCCTTTCAATGCAGGAAGTTTCTGAAGGAATATCATCAGAAAGGGAGCTGATGATAGAAAGACTTATAAAGGATGATTCCTGGGACTCCGGATGGATAAAAACCTGGGAATATGGAGGCATGTTAGAAAGGCAGCAAGGAAATCAGAAGAAAGATTTAAGGCAAGTCATAATTAAGCACAAGAGAAACCCTATCGAGGATTGTACTGAAATAGGGGAAAGTTCAAACCCAATTAAACATCAGAACATTTACTCAGTGAAAAAGCCTTGGAAGTGCAGTGAGTGTGGCAAGTCCTTCAGCTACTACTCAGCTTTTATCCTACATCAGAGGattcacacaggagagaagccctatgTATGTACTGAATGTGGAAAGGCCTTCACCCGGAGCTCATCCCTTATCCAGCATCAGAGAatccatactggagagaaaccctatgagtgtaatgaatgtgggaaagctttcAGTCACCGTTCAGCCCTTATTCAACATCATATCATTCATACTGGAGAAAAGCCCTATGAGTGCAATGAATGTGGAAAGGCCTTCAACCAAAGCACGTACCTCATCCAGCACCATAGAAtacacactggagagaaaccctataaatGTAAAGACTGTGGGAAAGCTTTCAATGACACCTCCTCCCTTATTAAACATCAAAGGGTCCATACTGGAGAAAAGCCCTATGGGTGTAAAGAGTGTGGGAAGGCCTTTAGTGACAGGTCAGGCCTTACTCaacatcagagaactcatacaggggagaagccctatgaatgTAGTGAATGTGGGAAGGCTTTCAGTTACTGTTCAGCTCTTATTCAACATCAAGGAacccacactggggagaaaccttacaaatgtcatgaatgtgggaaagccttcagtgACCGCTCAGCTCTCATaagacatcagagaattcatactggagagaaaccttacaagtGTAAAGAATGTGAGAAAGCCTTCAGCCAGAGCTCATCCCTGACGAAGCATCTAAgaactcacactggagagaaaccatataaatgcaATGATTGTGACAAAGCCTTTAGCCAGAGTTCTTCTCTTATTCAACACCAGAAAATTCATGCAGGAGAAAAATGCTACAAATATAAGAAATGTGAGAAAACTTTCAGTATATGTTCAGCCTTTCATCAACATGGAGAAATTCATGAGGAATATAAGGCAGTGAATTGA
- the LOC122432821 gene encoding zinc finger protein 501-like isoform X3, whose protein sequence is MQEVSEGISSERELMIERLIKDDSWDSGWIKTWEYGGMLERQQGNQKKDLRQVIIKHKRNPIEDCTEIGESSNPIKHQNIYSVKKPWKCSECGKSFSYYSAFILHQRIHTGEKPYVCTECGKAFTRSSSLIQHQRIHTGEKPYECNECGKAFSHRSALIQHHIIHTGEKPYECNECGKAFNQSTYLIQHHRIHTGEKPYKCKDCGKAFNDTSSLIKHQRVHTGEKPYGCKECGKAFSDRSGLTQHQRTHTGEKPYECSECGKAFSYCSALIQHQGTHTGEKPYKCHECGKAFSDRSALIRHQRIHTGEKPYKCKECEKAFSQSSSLTKHLRTHTGEKPYKCNDCDKAFSQSSSLIQHQKIHAGEKCYKYKKCEKTFSICSAFHQHGEIHEEYKAVN, encoded by the coding sequence ATGCAGGAAGTTTCTGAAGGAATATCATCAGAAAGGGAGCTGATGATAGAAAGACTTATAAAGGATGATTCCTGGGACTCCGGATGGATAAAAACCTGGGAATATGGAGGCATGTTAGAAAGGCAGCAAGGAAATCAGAAGAAAGATTTAAGGCAAGTCATAATTAAGCACAAGAGAAACCCTATCGAGGATTGTACTGAAATAGGGGAAAGTTCAAACCCAATTAAACATCAGAACATTTACTCAGTGAAAAAGCCTTGGAAGTGCAGTGAGTGTGGCAAGTCCTTCAGCTACTACTCAGCTTTTATCCTACATCAGAGGattcacacaggagagaagccctatgTATGTACTGAATGTGGAAAGGCCTTCACCCGGAGCTCATCCCTTATCCAGCATCAGAGAatccatactggagagaaaccctatgagtgtaatgaatgtgggaaagctttcAGTCACCGTTCAGCCCTTATTCAACATCATATCATTCATACTGGAGAAAAGCCCTATGAGTGCAATGAATGTGGAAAGGCCTTCAACCAAAGCACGTACCTCATCCAGCACCATAGAAtacacactggagagaaaccctataaatGTAAAGACTGTGGGAAAGCTTTCAATGACACCTCCTCCCTTATTAAACATCAAAGGGTCCATACTGGAGAAAAGCCCTATGGGTGTAAAGAGTGTGGGAAGGCCTTTAGTGACAGGTCAGGCCTTACTCaacatcagagaactcatacaggggagaagccctatgaatgTAGTGAATGTGGGAAGGCTTTCAGTTACTGTTCAGCTCTTATTCAACATCAAGGAacccacactggggagaaaccttacaaatgtcatgaatgtgggaaagccttcagtgACCGCTCAGCTCTCATaagacatcagagaattcatactggagagaaaccttacaagtGTAAAGAATGTGAGAAAGCCTTCAGCCAGAGCTCATCCCTGACGAAGCATCTAAgaactcacactggagagaaaccatataaatgcaATGATTGTGACAAAGCCTTTAGCCAGAGTTCTTCTCTTATTCAACACCAGAAAATTCATGCAGGAGAAAAATGCTACAAATATAAGAAATGTGAGAAAACTTTCAGTATATGTTCAGCCTTTCATCAACATGGAGAAATTCATGAGGAATATAAGGCAGTGAATTGA
- the ZNF394 gene encoding zinc finger protein 394, translated as MSWSWTASQIRGAPLALGDGLRTVKVEEDSPGSGDSDRRGDCPDPETSRCHFRQFRYQEVAGPEEALSRLRELCCRWLRPEVHSKEQILELLVLEQFLTILPQKLQAWVRKHCPQSGDEAAALVRSFQREPAGTSRQGLVTVQDVAVSLTWEEWERLGPAQKHFFRESAPKDHGNSVSPSSETRIESKELIPKQEILEEVEPPGQLQGFQEKAPLSSECGDTQQDRGEKPLGDPSSLKREDSPADQGVTHISDLRNSPSEEDVKNNEFRTSTESSDFVPGQYIPTAGRPVTADEYGNNCPHRLDVVKPHESLDSEENRHHSGLFETQRWFHEERPYTCDTCEKSFKQRSDLLKHHRIHTGERPYGCPVCGRRFSQSATLVKHQRTHTGEKPYTCPKCGDSFRQSSHLSRHQRTHLREKRCTCKECGETCRTSGRFRHQRTHEGERPYTCEECNKSFKRCSDLSKHQKIHTGERPYGCSVCGRRFSQSATLVKHQRTHTGEKPYRCLVCGDSFRQSSHLVRHQRIHRNKVPSF; from the exons ATGAGTTGGAGCTGGACCGCAAGTCAAATCAGGGGCGCCCCTCTGGCCCTAGGTGATGGACTTCGGACAGTGAAAGTGGAGGAAGACTCCCCCGGAAGTGGGGATTCCGACCGGCGCGGGGACTGTCCGGATCCCGAAACTTCCCGATGTCATTTTAGGCAGTTCCGTTATCAGGAGGTGGCCGGACCCGAAGAGGCGCTGAGCCGGCTCAGGGAACTTTGTTGTCGATGGCTGAGGCCCGAGGTGCACTCAAAAGAGCAGATCCTGGAACTGCTGGTGCTGGAGCAGTTCCTGACCATCCTGCCTCAGAAGCTCCAGGCCTGGGTGCGGAAGCACTGCCCGCAGAGCGGGGACGAGGCGGCCGCCTTGGTGCGGTCTTTTCAGAGAGAGCCTGCTGGGACCTCACGCCAG GGGTTGGTGACAGTCCAGGATGTGGCCGTGTCTCTAACCTGGGAGGAGTGGGAGCGTCTGGGGCCAGCACAGAAGCACTTCTTCAGGGAGAGTGCACCAAAGGATCATGGGAACTCAGTCTCACCAA gttcggaaaccagaattgagagcAAAGAGTTGATTCCAAAGCAAGAAATTCTAGAAGAAGTGGAGCCTCCAGGGCAGCTACAAGGATTTCAGGAGAAGGCTCCCCTATCTTCTGAGTGTGGTGACACCCAGCAGGACAGGGGAGAGAAGCCCTTGGGAGACCCCTCATCGCTGAAACGTGAAGATTCTCCTGCAGATCAGGGAGTCACCCACATCTCAGATCTCAGGAACAGTCCCAGCGAAGAAGATGTCAAAAACAATGAATTCAGGACCAGCACCGAGAGTTCAGACTTTGTTCCTGGTCAGTACATCCCAACAGCAGGGAGACCCGTCACTGCGGATGAATATGGGAACAACTGCCCGCACAGGTTAGATGTGGTGAAACCTCACGAATCTCTCGACAGTGAGGAAAATCGCCATCATTCGGGCCTGTTTGAGACTCAGAGGTGGTTCCATGAAGAAAGGCCTTACACATGTGACACCTGTGAAAAGAGCTTCAAACAGCGTTCCGACCTCCTTAAACACCATCGAATCCACACCGGGGAGAGGCCCTACGGGTGTCCTGTGTGTGGGAGGCGCTTCAGTCAGAGCGCGACCCTCGTTAAACACCAGCGGAcacacactggagagaagccctacACCTGTCCCAAGTGTGGGGACAGCTTCCGACAGAGCTCACACCTCAGCCGGCATCAGAGAACCCACCTGAGGGAGAAGCGCTGCACGTGTAAGGAGTGCGGGGAGACCTGCCGCACCTCCGGTCGTTttagacaccagaggacacacgaGGGGGAGCGACCCTACACGTGTGAGGAGTGCAACAAGAGCTTCAAACGCTGCTCCGACCTCTCCAAACACCAGAAGATCCACACCGGGGAGAGGCCCTACGGGTGTTCTGTGTGCGGGAGGCGCTTCAGTCAGAGCGCGACCCTCGTTAAACACCAGAGAACTCACACCGGAGAGAAACCTTACAGATGTCTGGTCTGTGGGGACAGCTTCAGACAGAGCTCACACCTTGTCCGACACCAAAGAATCCACAGAAATAAAGTGCCATCATTTTGA